The sequence GCTCGCCTTCGCCTTCAGCATGCGCTGGTACGCGCGGACGAGGGCGCGCTCGCGCGGGCGCGTGTGCTCGACGAGGAGGCTGCGCTCGCGGAGCAGGTGCGCCCGCAGCGCCTCCCTGTCGCCCGAGCGCTCCAGGAGCACCGCGGCCGCGAGCTCCGCGCGGGCGAGCACCTCGGGCGACGCGAGGGCGCTCGCGCGCACGATCTCGATGTCCGCCGCGGCGCCGTCGCGATCGCTCGTCGACGCGCGGAGCAGGGCCCTCAGCGAGCGCGCCGCGGCGATCGTCACGTGATCCAGGTGAAAGGAGAGCGGGTCGGTGCGGCGGGTCACCGCGGCGTCGGCGCGGACGAGCGCGCCCGCGAGATCGCCGCGCTGCATGGCGGCGAGCGCGCGCTGGACGTCGACGACGCGCAGGACGTAGCGCGAGCGGCACGTCTCTTCCGCGTAGTCGAGCAGCTCGGCGGCGTCCTCGCGCTGGCCGGAAGCCGCGAGGTTGTACGCCTTGTTGACGACCTGCACGGCGACGCCCATCGAGCGGGTGCGGAGCCCGATCGCGATCATGAGCGCGCCGGCCATCCCGAACGGCAGCCCGCCCGCGACGCTGCCGAACCCCGCCACGCTCACCCCCGCGCCGATCAGCGCCATCGCCCCGCCGATCGCGATCTGCCGGTTCGCCATGCGGCGCGCCGCGTGCGGTTTGATCCCGAACCTTGCAGGCAGCTCTCTCGCCATCCCGCGAGCGTAAGAGACCGCCGGCCGCGCGGGCCAGGGGATCTCGCGGGTACGGCGTGGCCCGACCGGAGCCCACGCCCCGTCGCGCCGTGAGCCCCGTCCACCGCGCGGCCGGCGGCGCGCCGCGGGCTAGGGCAGGGGATCCGGCTGCCCGATCGGCTCGACGCGCACCCGCTCCTCGTAGAGCGCGCCGCCCTCGCCGATGTCCGTGATGCGCGCGGTGATCAGCGCGTTGGCGCAGCGGCCGTCCCGGAGGTGGCCTCCCTTCGGGATGAGCGCGACGTCGCGGCGCTGGGCAGGATCGTGGCGGATCACCGCCGTCATGGCGCCGACGCGCGACGTGATCCGGCAGGCGCCGCCGTCGGGCACGCCGCCGGCCGCGTCCGGGTGGACCGTGACGACGGCCGGACCGCGCTGGGGGCGCGCCCACTGCGACGACTGGGACTTCTCGGTGGAGAGCGCCATGAGCAGCAGCGGGAACTCGCTCGCATCGGGATCCACGCGCTCCTCCGGCGCCTCGGTGATGAGGTTGACCCGGCCGCTCGGGGTCGGGAACTTGCGGTCCTCGAACAGCACCTTCGGCGCCAGCGGGTTGCGCACCGGCCCGCGCTCCAGCGTCTCGAGGGTGACGCCGAGAGGCGCGAGCTTCGGCTCCGTGACCCGCCGCTTCCAGTCGCGCGCGCTGCCGTCGAGCGCGTCGCCGAGGCCCACGCGCCGCGCGAGCGCCTGCATGATCTCGAGATCGCTCTTCACCCCGGGCGGGGGCGGGACCACGGGCGTGGAGACGCCGAGGTAATGGTGGCCGTAGGCGCCGACCACGTCGTCCGCCTCGAGGAGCGTCGTCGTGGGCAGCACGAGGTGGGCGACCCGCGCCGTGTCCGTGAGGAAGGAGTCGACAACGACGACGAACTCGCGCGTCCGGAGCGCCTCCGCGACCGTGTCCGACTCGGGCAGCATCGCGACCGGGTTGCCGGCGGTCACCCAGACGGCGCGGATCGGCGGGTCGCTCATCTCGAGCACCTCGCGTCCGAGCAGGGGCTCGCAGACGGTGCGCGGCGCAGGGCGCTCGCCCTGGAACGGCGAGAGGTCGAACGCGCCGCGCCGCTTGAAATAGAACGAGACGCCGCCGCCGGGGATGCCGAGGTTCCCGCTCACGGCCCCGAGCGCGTCGAGGGCGCGCACGATCGCCCCGCCCGAGGTGCGCCGGCCCATGCCCCAGCCCACGAGGATCGCCGTGGGCCTCTCGGCGAGGCGGCGCGCGAGGTCCAGGGCCGCGCGCTCGGGCACGTCGGCCTCGCGGCACCACGCGGCGACCGAGCTCCGCCGGGCGAGCGCGCGGAAGGCGTCGAGGTGATCGCAGTAGTCCGCGGCGCGCGGGTCGGCCCACCCCTCGTCGAAGAGCACGCGGGCGACGGCCATCGCGAGCGCGAAGTCGCCACCGGGGCGCGGCTGGTAGAACGCCCCGCAGAGCGACGCCGTCCTGTGGTGCACCGGATCGATGAGCACGAGCTCCGCGCCGCGCGCCTTCGCCTCGCGCAGCACCGGGAGCGTGTGAGGGCTCGAGGTGAAGACGTTCTTGCCCCAGAGGAGGATGTGCCGAGCGCTCCGCAGATCGGCGAGGTCATGGCTTTCCTCCTCCCCGAAATCGGTGAGCTGCGCGGCGTCGCCCGCGCCGGAGCAGATGTCGCCGCGCTTGACCGTGACCGGCCCGAACCGCGCGAAGAACGCGTCGGCGATCCCCGTGAGGATCCCGAGCGAGCCGCCGCTCCGGTAATGGAAGATCGCGGCCGGGCCCGACTCGCGCCGGATCGCGAGGAGCCGCTCGGCCGCGGTGTCGAGCGCCTCCTCCCAGGAGACGGGCGTCAGCTCGCCGCCCTTGCGGAGCAGCGGCGTCGTCAGCCGCTCGGGCGAGTACTGGGTCTCCAGGAAGCGCGATGTGCGGTAGCAGAGGAAGCCCCGCGTGATCGGGTGGTCCGGGTCGCCGCCGAGGCGCACGACGCGGCCGTCCTCCACGGTGGCCACGATGCCGCAGGCGTCGGGGCAGTCGCGGTTACAGAGGGTCTTGCGGAGCTCCTGCATGGCAGCAGCGTAGATCGGGCGTGCAGGGCGGTACACCCGCTCTGCCCCCAGGAAATCCGTCCGGACCTGGCCGGCCTTCCACGCCGCTCCGCGGCGGCCCCGCGCGCCGGATCAGTCGGCCGCGAGCCGCTCGGGCGCGTAGTCGCGCGAGTCGTCGCCCGAGACCTCTTGGGCGATGGCCCGCAGCTGCTCGTAGCGCTCGCGCAGGAGCGACCACAGCCGATCGCGGATGTCCCTCGAGTCGAGCCGCTCCGGCGGGCGGGTGTTGCTGAGCAGCCACTTCGCGGTGCCGTTCAGCTGGGCCAGC is a genomic window of Sorangium aterium containing:
- a CDS encoding molybdopterin-dependent oxidoreductase; protein product: MQELRKTLCNRDCPDACGIVATVEDGRVVRLGGDPDHPITRGFLCYRTSRFLETQYSPERLTTPLLRKGGELTPVSWEEALDTAAERLLAIRRESGPAAIFHYRSGGSLGILTGIADAFFARFGPVTVKRGDICSGAGDAAQLTDFGEEESHDLADLRSARHILLWGKNVFTSSPHTLPVLREAKARGAELVLIDPVHHRTASLCGAFYQPRPGGDFALAMAVARVLFDEGWADPRAADYCDHLDAFRALARRSSVAAWCREADVPERAALDLARRLAERPTAILVGWGMGRRTSGGAIVRALDALGAVSGNLGIPGGGVSFYFKRRGAFDLSPFQGERPAPRTVCEPLLGREVLEMSDPPIRAVWVTAGNPVAMLPESDTVAEALRTREFVVVVDSFLTDTARVAHLVLPTTTLLEADDVVGAYGHHYLGVSTPVVPPPPGVKSDLEIMQALARRVGLGDALDGSARDWKRRVTEPKLAPLGVTLETLERGPVRNPLAPKVLFEDRKFPTPSGRVNLITEAPEERVDPDASEFPLLLMALSTEKSQSSQWARPQRGPAVVTVHPDAAGGVPDGGACRITSRVGAMTAVIRHDPAQRRDVALIPKGGHLRDGRCANALITARITDIGEGGALYEERVRVEPIGQPDPLP